Proteins encoded together in one Amphritea japonica ATCC BAA-1530 window:
- the tssG gene encoding type VI secretion system baseplate subunit TssG encodes MADSERSAFLTLSNELQQTAHSFEFFKAVNLLESLHAGAKVGHQGPVVKEGVRFKGHPSLAFPASDIEHAGVNRQGQLELQNNFIGLYGPASPLPAHVTESIIYEQMQIENQEFIEYFLTSEQQIRALRDHRLDISSLVLGAAEYKQQIRAGVLSVYPLSNEELVQLRSGESPEELLPAAEWYRFKTGQLALQVFELPTSRQRDFLDLFNHRLTAFLYRVWHKYRPSLQYEAAAENDFSEWMFALMGAPDQASRAESAINWPRMLGFTGLMAMQGNSASVMRQVVSGYFNNVSVQIIEHVERWATVPDEQQNRLGRGPSQLGEDITLGGRVKDYNSKFVVQMGPLDYQQFTDFLPNGIHYAALKEMILMLMPEQLCFDIKLIVQGDQVPECSLGLDGSCYLGWTGWLGNPNSSDRAVILHGIG; translated from the coding sequence ATGGCAGATTCAGAGCGGTCAGCATTTCTTACTCTGAGTAATGAATTGCAGCAGACGGCTCACAGCTTTGAGTTTTTCAAAGCGGTTAACCTGCTGGAATCATTACACGCTGGAGCAAAGGTGGGTCATCAAGGGCCCGTAGTAAAAGAAGGGGTTCGCTTTAAAGGGCATCCCAGTCTGGCATTTCCAGCCAGTGATATTGAGCATGCCGGGGTGAATCGACAGGGGCAGCTTGAGCTACAGAATAATTTTATCGGACTGTATGGGCCGGCTTCACCGCTTCCTGCTCATGTAACAGAGTCGATTATTTACGAGCAGATGCAGATTGAGAATCAGGAATTTATTGAGTATTTCCTGACCTCAGAGCAGCAGATCCGGGCACTGCGAGACCACCGGCTGGATATATCCAGTCTGGTCTTAGGCGCGGCGGAGTATAAACAGCAAATTCGTGCAGGCGTTCTCAGTGTTTATCCGCTGAGTAATGAAGAGCTGGTGCAGCTGCGCAGCGGTGAAAGTCCTGAAGAGTTATTGCCGGCTGCCGAATGGTACAGATTTAAAACAGGGCAGTTAGCATTACAGGTTTTTGAATTGCCTACGTCCAGACAGCGAGATTTTCTGGATCTGTTTAACCACCGCTTGACGGCTTTTTTATATCGGGTGTGGCACAAGTATCGACCATCGCTGCAGTATGAAGCAGCAGCCGAGAATGACTTCTCGGAGTGGATGTTTGCACTCATGGGCGCACCGGATCAGGCATCGCGGGCAGAATCTGCCATTAACTGGCCGCGTATGCTCGGATTTACCGGATTGATGGCGATGCAGGGTAACTCTGCCAGCGTGATGCGACAGGTGGTGAGTGGGTATTTCAACAATGTATCAGTGCAGATTATCGAGCATGTTGAACGCTGGGCAACAGTACCCGATGAGCAGCAGAACCGTTTAGGTCGGGGGCCTAGCCAACTGGGTGAAGATATTACACTGGGTGGGAGGGTAAAGGACTATAACAGTAAGTTTGTGGTACAGATGGGGCCTTTGGATTATCAGCAGTTTACCGATTTTTTGCCTAACGGTATTCATTATGCCGCACTGAAAGAGATGATACTGATGTTGATGCCAGAGCAACTCTGTTTCGATATTAAGTTGATTGTACAGGGGGATCAGGTACCTGAATGCAGCCTGGGTCTCGATGGTAGTTGTTATCTTGGCTGGACAGGTTGGCTGGGAAACCCGAATAGTAGTGATCGTGCAGTTATATTGCATGGGATTGGTTAA